A single window of Pogoniulus pusillus isolate bPogPus1 chromosome 11, bPogPus1.pri, whole genome shotgun sequence DNA harbors:
- the AXIN2 gene encoding axin-2 isoform X4, with the protein MSSAVVLAHLPDPSSSFREDAPRPPVPGEEGEAPCPQLASSFLPKSQSFKAMPVPPAPRRNENGLGEPEGSASPDSPLARWTKSLHSLLGDQDGAYLFRTFLEREKCVDTLDFWFACNGFRQMDLKDTKTLRVAKAIYKRYIENNSIVSKQLKPATKTYIRDSIKKQQIDSIMFDQAQTEIQTVMEENAYQMFLTSDIYLEYVRSGGENPAYMNSNGLGSLKVVCGYLPTLNEEEEWSCADFKNKILPSVVGLSSKTLRVTANVRATETIENGYRSFKRNDPVNPYHVNSGYVFAPATSANDSEISSDALTDDSMSMTDSSVDGIPPYRIGSKKQLQREMHRSVKANGQVSLPHFPRTHRLPKEMTPVEPAAFAAELISRLEKLKQEQETMDSLEERLQQIKEDEEKEGSELATSLQSSREMVNPQHPQHTLSLLPSGSYEEDPQAILDEHLSRVLKTPGCQSPGMGRHSPRARSPDRLPMGKLQPSAASPAACALVGKGFITKQTTKHVHHHYIHHHTMPKTKEQIEAEAAQRVQCCCPAGSDYYCYPKCKGHPKSLDPPLPPLEPFGRTGTLPKRPGRGAESITLPAGDGVLPGPGGVQLPGGEADRAQNVWQWMLESERQNKHKPHSAQSTKKAYGSDLAKGALGRHHPWGTSSHPRGAQPAHPFVQDPAMPPLTPPNTLAQLEEACRRLAEVSKPQKQRCSTSNQQRDRNHSAAVPGGSSPFCSAGLATEDYKEPKKLPVVHTSQTSELVVTYFFCGEEIPYRRMLKAQSLTLGHFKEQLSKKGNYRLVQLCSTPRTAGKRQETNTGVSGT; encoded by the exons ATGAGCAGCGCTGTGGTCCTCGCCCACCTCCCAGACCCCAGCAGCAGTTTCAGGGAAGACGCTCCTCGCCCCCCTGTCccgggagaggaaggagaagcacCATGTCCTCAACTCGCCAGCTCTTTTCTCCCCAAAAGCCAAAGCTTCAAGGCCATGCCGGTGCCTCCTGCCCCACGGAGGAATGAGAACGGGCTTGGGGAGCCGGAAGGCAGCGCATCCCCAGACTCCCCTCTGGCCAGATGGACCAAATCCTTGCATTCCTTGTTGGGAGATCAAGATGGTGCCTATCTTTTTCGGACCTTCCTGGAAAGGGAAAAATGTGTGGATACCTTAGACTTCTGGTTTGCCTGCAATGGCTTCAGGCAGATGGACCTTAAGGATACCAAAACTTTAAGAGTAGCCAAAGCTATATACAAAAGGTACATCGAGAACAACAGCATCGTCTCCAAGCAGCTCAAGCCTGCTACCAAGACCTACATAAGGGATAGCATCAAGAAGCAGCAGATAGATTCCATCATGTTTGATCAGGCACAGACTGAGATTCAGACTGTGATGGAGGAAAATGCTTACCAGATGTTTTTAACTTCTGATATATACCTCGAATATGTAAGGAGTGGAGGAGAAAATCCTGCTTACATGAACAGCAACGGACTGGGGAGCTTAAAAGTTGTCTGTGGCTATCTCCCGACCTTGAATGAAGAAGAGGAATGGAGCTGTGCAGACTTTAAGAACAAAATCTTGCCTTCGGTGGTTGGACTATCCAGCAAGACATTGAGGGTTACGGCGAATGTCAGAGCGACGGAAACGATCGAGAACGGCTACAG GTCCTTCAAGAGGAACGACCCTGTTAACCCCTACCATGTGAATTCTGGCTACGTGTTTGCCCCTGCAACCAGCGCGAACGACAGCGAAATCTCCAGTGATGCCCTGACGGACGACTCCATGTCAATGACAGACAGCAGCGT AGATGGGATCCCCCCGTACAGAATCGGGAGCAAGAAGCAGCTCCAGCGGGAAATGCATCGCAGTGTCAAGGCCAACGGTCAAGTTTCTCTACCTCATTTTCCG AGGACTCACCGGCTTCCCAAGGAGATGACCCCAGTAGAGCCAGCTGCCTTCGCCGCCGAGCTCATTTCCCGGCTGGAGAAGctaaagcaggagcaggaaacCATGgatagtctggaggagaggctgcagcaaatCAAGGAG GACGAGGAGAAGGAGGGCTCGGAGCTCGccaccagcctgcagagcagccggGAGATGGTGaatccccagcacccccagcacacGCTCTCGCTCCTGCCTTCTGGCAGCTACGAGGAGGACCCCCAGGCCATCCTGGACGAGCATCTCTCCCGTGTGCTGAAGACCCCTGGCTGCCAGTCACCCGGCATGGGTCGGCACAGCCCCCGCGCCCGCTCCCCGGACCGCCTGCCAATGGGCAAGCTGCAGCCCAGCGCGGCCTCGCCAGCGGCATGTGCCTTGGTGGGTAAGGGCTTCATCACCAAGCAGACCACCAAGCACGTCCACCACCACTACATCCACCACCACACCATGCCCAAGACAAAGGAGCAGATCGAAGCGGAGGCGGCCCAGcgggtgcagtgctgctgcccagcaggcagcgaCTACTACTGCTACCCTAAGTGCAAGGGTCACCCAAAAAGCCTGGACCCCCCTCTCCCTCCGCTGGAGCCCTTCGG caggacagggacGCTGCCGAAGAGGCCGGGCAGAGGAGCGGAGAGCATCACCTTGCCAGCTGGAGACGGGGTGCTGCCTGGCCCTGGCGGGGTGCAGCTGCCAGGGGGTGAGGCGGACCGGGCACAGAACGTCTGGCAGTGGATGCTGGAGAGCGAGAGACAAAACAAGCACAAGCCCCATAG cGCACAAAGCACAAAGAAAGCCTACGGCTCCGACTTGGCCAAGGGGGCCCTCGGCCGCCACCACCCGTGGGGGACCAGCAGCCACCCGCGCGGGGCGCAGCCTGCCCACCCCTTCGTCCAGGACCCCGCCATGCCCCCGCTCACCCCACCCAACACCCTGGCGCAGCTGGAGGAAGCTTGCCGGCGGCTCGCGGAGGTCTCCAAGCCGCAGAAGCAACG ATGTTCAACCTCAAATCAGCAGAGGGACCGAAACCACTCCGCTGCCGTGCCGGGGGGAAGCTCCCCTTTCTGCAGTGCAGGTCTAGCGACAGAAGA
- the AXIN2 gene encoding axin-2 isoform X5: MSSAVVLAHLPDPSSSFREDAPRPPVPGEEGEAPCPQLASSFLPKSQSFKAMPVPPAPRRNENGLGEPEGSASPDSPLARWTKSLHSLLGDQDGAYLFRTFLEREKCVDTLDFWFACNGFRQMDLKDTKTLRVAKAIYKRYIENNSIVSKQLKPATKTYIRDSIKKQQIDSIMFDQAQTEIQTVMEENAYQMFLTSDIYLEYVRSGGENPAYMNSNGLGSLKVVCGYLPTLNEEEEWSCADFKNKILPSVVGLSSKTLRVTANVRATETIENGYRSFKRNDPVNPYHVNSGYVFAPATSANDSEISSDALTDDSMSMTDSSVDGIPPYRIGSKKQLQREMHRSVKANGQVSLPHFPRTHRLPKEMTPVEPAAFAAELISRLEKLKQEQETMDSLEERLQQIKEDEEKEGSELATSLQSSREMVNPQHPQHTLSLLPSGSYEEDPQAILDEHLSRVLKTPGCQSPGMGRHSPRARSPDRLPMGKLQPSAASPAACALVGKGFITKQTTKHVHHHYIHHHTMPKTKEQIEAEAAQRVQCCCPAGSDYYCYPKCKGHPKSLDPPLPPLEPFGRTGTLPKRPGRGAESITLPAGDGVLPGPGGVQLPGGEADRAQNVWQWMLESERQNKHKPHSAQSTKKAYGSDLAKGALGRHHPWGTSSHPRGAQPAHPFVQDPAMPPLTPPNTLAQLEEACRRLAEVSKPQKQRCSTSNQQRDRNHSAAVPGGSSPFCSAGLATEDYKEPKKLPVVHTSQTSELVVTYFFCGEEIPYRRMLKAQSLTLGHFKEQLSKKGNYRGC, encoded by the exons ATGAGCAGCGCTGTGGTCCTCGCCCACCTCCCAGACCCCAGCAGCAGTTTCAGGGAAGACGCTCCTCGCCCCCCTGTCccgggagaggaaggagaagcacCATGTCCTCAACTCGCCAGCTCTTTTCTCCCCAAAAGCCAAAGCTTCAAGGCCATGCCGGTGCCTCCTGCCCCACGGAGGAATGAGAACGGGCTTGGGGAGCCGGAAGGCAGCGCATCCCCAGACTCCCCTCTGGCCAGATGGACCAAATCCTTGCATTCCTTGTTGGGAGATCAAGATGGTGCCTATCTTTTTCGGACCTTCCTGGAAAGGGAAAAATGTGTGGATACCTTAGACTTCTGGTTTGCCTGCAATGGCTTCAGGCAGATGGACCTTAAGGATACCAAAACTTTAAGAGTAGCCAAAGCTATATACAAAAGGTACATCGAGAACAACAGCATCGTCTCCAAGCAGCTCAAGCCTGCTACCAAGACCTACATAAGGGATAGCATCAAGAAGCAGCAGATAGATTCCATCATGTTTGATCAGGCACAGACTGAGATTCAGACTGTGATGGAGGAAAATGCTTACCAGATGTTTTTAACTTCTGATATATACCTCGAATATGTAAGGAGTGGAGGAGAAAATCCTGCTTACATGAACAGCAACGGACTGGGGAGCTTAAAAGTTGTCTGTGGCTATCTCCCGACCTTGAATGAAGAAGAGGAATGGAGCTGTGCAGACTTTAAGAACAAAATCTTGCCTTCGGTGGTTGGACTATCCAGCAAGACATTGAGGGTTACGGCGAATGTCAGAGCGACGGAAACGATCGAGAACGGCTACAG GTCCTTCAAGAGGAACGACCCTGTTAACCCCTACCATGTGAATTCTGGCTACGTGTTTGCCCCTGCAACCAGCGCGAACGACAGCGAAATCTCCAGTGATGCCCTGACGGACGACTCCATGTCAATGACAGACAGCAGCGT AGATGGGATCCCCCCGTACAGAATCGGGAGCAAGAAGCAGCTCCAGCGGGAAATGCATCGCAGTGTCAAGGCCAACGGTCAAGTTTCTCTACCTCATTTTCCG AGGACTCACCGGCTTCCCAAGGAGATGACCCCAGTAGAGCCAGCTGCCTTCGCCGCCGAGCTCATTTCCCGGCTGGAGAAGctaaagcaggagcaggaaacCATGgatagtctggaggagaggctgcagcaaatCAAGGAG GACGAGGAGAAGGAGGGCTCGGAGCTCGccaccagcctgcagagcagccggGAGATGGTGaatccccagcacccccagcacacGCTCTCGCTCCTGCCTTCTGGCAGCTACGAGGAGGACCCCCAGGCCATCCTGGACGAGCATCTCTCCCGTGTGCTGAAGACCCCTGGCTGCCAGTCACCCGGCATGGGTCGGCACAGCCCCCGCGCCCGCTCCCCGGACCGCCTGCCAATGGGCAAGCTGCAGCCCAGCGCGGCCTCGCCAGCGGCATGTGCCTTGGTGGGTAAGGGCTTCATCACCAAGCAGACCACCAAGCACGTCCACCACCACTACATCCACCACCACACCATGCCCAAGACAAAGGAGCAGATCGAAGCGGAGGCGGCCCAGcgggtgcagtgctgctgcccagcaggcagcgaCTACTACTGCTACCCTAAGTGCAAGGGTCACCCAAAAAGCCTGGACCCCCCTCTCCCTCCGCTGGAGCCCTTCGG caggacagggacGCTGCCGAAGAGGCCGGGCAGAGGAGCGGAGAGCATCACCTTGCCAGCTGGAGACGGGGTGCTGCCTGGCCCTGGCGGGGTGCAGCTGCCAGGGGGTGAGGCGGACCGGGCACAGAACGTCTGGCAGTGGATGCTGGAGAGCGAGAGACAAAACAAGCACAAGCCCCATAG cGCACAAAGCACAAAGAAAGCCTACGGCTCCGACTTGGCCAAGGGGGCCCTCGGCCGCCACCACCCGTGGGGGACCAGCAGCCACCCGCGCGGGGCGCAGCCTGCCCACCCCTTCGTCCAGGACCCCGCCATGCCCCCGCTCACCCCACCCAACACCCTGGCGCAGCTGGAGGAAGCTTGCCGGCGGCTCGCGGAGGTCTCCAAGCCGCAGAAGCAACG ATGTTCAACCTCAAATCAGCAGAGGGACCGAAACCACTCCGCTGCCGTGCCGGGGGGAAGCTCCCCTTTCTGCAGTGCAGGTCTAGCGACAGAAGA